AACAACAGATCATGCTAGGTGTTACTCACTTGGTCTTGTAGAGGTGCATGATCCCGTGGATGATTTCCACCGAAGGATTCCCGCTGAAGAAAGAGATCTGGTCCGGCAGCTGCTTGGAAGGAGAGTCTGGAGtgtttcctgttgctgctccGTTCTCCTGTGAAGCTTCAGTTTCATCTTTACTGTCCGAACCGgcctgagcttcactgtgctgCTCCGAGGAACCGCCGGGGTCGTCACCTCCTCCTTTATCTAAAGACAAAATTCACTTGAGTCAAAACCTGAAACTGTTGTTTGAGCAAAGATATTCTATACTTATGTCAACACATCCTAAACAAAGAGTAGATCTGTCCTCATCATGATAATGATGAGGACAGATCTACTCTCATCATGATAATGATGAGGACAGATCTACTCTCATCATGATAATGAtgaggacagaatgaaggaagaatccttacttctgtccttcctccttggggggtggaggaaggaaagaaggaagggaggaaagagagaaggaagggaggaaagagagaaggaaggaagggagggaagaaggaacagtcaaaacagacggggtcaatttgacccgagaggatgACACGGCActacagtaaaaatataattttctgagtttaacagacttttctattatctgcctttatccacttaatcattaaatcattatattcacattactgatgattatttatcaaggatttcattgtgtaaatattttttgaaagtaCCAACAGTCcttacaatattgtcaaaatactgatatcgaggtatttggtcaaaaatatcgtaatatttgattctgcccatatcgcccagccctatataataatgaatggaggacactactcacttagccaatgtaacatgaatagtctcttagctgctaatgtgatgCTAGTgaggcaatactgaggtcaaaggtcatgtccatgtatcacatgataagtccatatatagacatgatgatgctgataattattgtgacaggtctaacaaacagtcaaaccaacaaCGTGTTAGTGAGTCTCTGAGGACTTTACACCTTTCATAATGTCTCTTTGGTTTTTTGCCACAAGCCCAAAAAGACCTGTGTGTTAAACAGCTCATAAATATATCATTTCACTTCTGAGAAAAGGcggtaaagaggaaggagtaAATGTCTTCAAATAGGTGTAAATGCTGCATGTGTTAAGAACTATTTGCAGAGGTGGTAGACAGAGCTGCAACTGAAATGTTATGACTTTTCCTACAATGGCCTAAAacgtccaaaaaaaaaaaaaaaggaaatatttatatttgtaaattttgtatttttgtgtagcattattgccccctccccctccttttttttttaaaggttatcACAAAGCCTGCCATCCTTCAGtttcaataaattaatataaataaatatgattgtTTTAGCTAACAGAagatcataatatagtgtgattgtgaatctaagaaaacatgaatgcaaaatacatttatggTTCAAACTTCAGTATAGACAATTATAAAGTAATACTGAAGCCAGGTCagattatgaacagtatgtaaagggttaaataatcTGTTCCCAGTCTGGCTTTTAACATGTAACCCCCCTAGTGTTTGGGAGGAACATTACTATTTAACCCAATTGAAATACACGGCTCCTAAAAGCActaaaaaacccccaaaaaggTCGCTTAAAAATTGGcctgaagtcagagagaaaaagaaaagtcctGATTCTTCTGTTTGATAAGAGGCTGCATATTTTAAAAGCAGCTGgaacacacactctgacataAGAGACAAGAATAGTTCGGGCCCAGctgttatgaaaaaaaaaatcttttagaAGTCGAGAAGAACAATTTGTAGGCTGCAGATGCTGATAATGCTCcgctaataaataaaatgattcatgCTCAAACTGATCAAACACAGCTGGGCACACAGGAAGAAGTGGGTGATGACCTCAGAGCAAAAAAACCCCTCTCAATAAAATCACAAGGGTTTAAAACAGTAGAGAGTAGAAAGCAGTGAGGAGAATCTGAAGCCTGTGACTGTTAATGGGAGACGAGGTTACACATAAAGTGAATTTGCAGCTTTAAAGACTCTCTGTTAAAGCTTCTACTCTGATAATGTACTAACACCTGAGGCCATGAAGAAAGCTGCACAAACAAAATGTTACTTGTTCTTCCTCCAgcttgtttggttgttttttcaATGGTTCCTGCCTGGGTAGGGGGGGCTTCTTACCTGGACTGGGCTCAAAGGTCTCTATAACCATGTCCCCCATTGCTCTGCTGCCAATGTGTTGGTGCAGGACGGCTGCTCTCTCCAGCTCCGTCTTTCCTCCCAGAGTGAGTTTGGCTAAACCCAAAGCTTTGTCCTGCCGTTCCTCATCCGACATGCCTTCgactgcagaggagagacagatgagagGGGGGTTTTATAGGCTCTAATGGATCGCTGAGTGCCTTAATATTATGGATGTGTGAGGtggaggaagtaaaaaaaaaccctgactgatgtaaaagtaacaataaagcattgtaaaaatactccattacaagtaaaagccCTGCATGGAAAAAGCAGACGCAAGAAAAAGTATCATTAGTCTCAAAGGAAActgtgttacagcagcagcaaacaacttaaagaaggacggaaaagaaggaaggaaggaaggaaggaaggagggaagaaaggaaggaagaaaggaaggaaagaaagaatgatggaaggaaggaagaaaggaaatatggaaggaagaaagtaaagaaagatggagagaaggaaggacagaaggaaggaaagaaggaggggagaaaggaaggaaggaaggaagaaaaataataaaggaaggaaagaaagaatgacagaagtaaggaagaaaggaactaaggaaggaagaaagtaaggaaagacagagaaggaaggaaggaaagaaagaaggctggaagtaaggaaggaaggaaggaagaaaggaaataaggaaggaagaaagtaaggaaagacggagagaaggaaggaaaaggagacaggaagtaaaatgGACAGGATTGAACCCCTCtgtgggccggttctggtccacaggcctcatgtttgacccccctgctgtaatgtactttaaaagcttgttatattatatccattgtgtcaaaacataatctgcaaagtaactaaagctgtcaaataaatgtagtggagcagAAAGTACAATGtctccctctgagatgtagaaagtagcatcaaacAACTACCTcaaaactgcatttaaatgcaatattttaataaatatactgAGTTACCTTTCACCACTGCACTATGAACACATGTTAATTGCTTTAGTTGGGTTaattataacatattaaatCTACTTTAGCAGTCAGAAGCAGCTTTGTTGTCACTGCTGATGGCTATTAGCTTCCAGGCtaataacaacacacacaaacctatAAACTAACACTTGCTTTGTTAAAATCTatattaaagaataaataactCACCAGCTGAGTAGTGGAAACCTTGAGGAGAAGGAGACTGGTCGGCTAGTTCCAGGCGGATAACGACCAGAGACACACTCATGTGTTTTAACAGACTCAAACACCTTTACAGAGAACAATAACAAACCCGGTGACAGCTAGCTGCGCCGGTGTTTctgtttaactggtgaccgtgttaaccaGTGACTTTCGCGTAGGTTTTCTCCTAGAAACGactttatagtttaatattttttcatctgTCTGTACTTTCTAAGCATTTGACCATATGGGTAAGCTCAATTGTGATCAGAAGACTTATTAACCTAACCTGTCGTAACGTatcttaaaatgaaagaaagtcaccagttaaaccgtaaCACCGGCTAGCCGTTAGCGACCCGTCAGGACAGCAGCTATCTGAGAAGCTTTAAGAGATGCAACGGCGGTCTGACTCAGTCCTAACCGCCTTTAAACTAAATATTACATCTGTGTTTTAAAGCTTAAAACTCTACATCAGTGTAATACTGGAGTTAACTATCCTGCCTGAGTGTTGATAGCTGTTTCTAGCATgttgttgcttcttcttcttcgttgaGAAATGAAAACAGGGTTTACTTCCGGTTAGCGTGTTGCTGCCACCTGCAGGAAAAAACTCGTAGcgcaaataaaatatattaaaactgcatttattcatatactgtatttaagttaaaaaatacTACTATATACTAATATTACtgtacatcactcataatactgcatactcgttcataatactgcagtacttttactgtaatactgcagtacttttactataatactgcatactacatcactataatactgcagtacttttactgtaatactgcatactacatcactcataatactgcagtacttttactgtagtactgaatactacatcactcataatactgcagtacttttactgtaatactgcatactacatcactataatactgcagtacttgtaatgtagtatttttatattgctgtAGTAGTATTTTTAGTGAAGTAAACCACCTAAACATTTCTTCCACCATTAGTTTCTCATTAATGGTTTATATTCATCTTGCAGCTCCAAATAACAACATTAACTGTTTTGTACaaagtttaaccttcctgtcgtcctcccgggtcaaattgaccccgtctcttttgactgttcctactttccttccttcttaaatttttccttccttcttcccctcctaccctttctttgctccctcctccttccttccttctctcctaaattccttcctcttttgtccttactcctattcttcctccctactcctttccttccttcctcttttcctccttactcctttccttccttgacctgaggacaacaggagggttaaatgtccTACACAAATAAATCATCCATGTTATCACCTTTTAGGActacaactaacaattatttctagtattaatcaatcattttgtgtgtaaaatgtgagaaattggtgaaaaaatatcaaaatttcaACATAATTCCATCTCTCGTGTTCTTTCTTGGCTTCTAATAAATTGTCAGAAAGCACTTTAATCCTCATATAGAAGAATTTAAAAGTGCCATGCTAATAAATCGTTCATGGTTAAACAttttaaggctgcaactaacaattaaaTCACATTATTGATCCACAGCTTCTTCCCAGAGGTCGATGTGACGTCTTCAAAATcgaccttcaaaataaaagcagcttgaaacaaaaccccccaaaaaattaaaaaaaactctcacatttacctttttttttattctaaaaaaagcttttgacattccagtgtttctgttttccattttctaacaaaaagaaagaaaaaaaagggggtgaaGGTGAAGGGTGAGAAGGGTGAGAGATGACACTCCAGATTGTCAAaccattattttgaaaaacaaaacctcGACAGTAACAACGATGATGACgacaataaaacacatgtggtcagatatcacacacacacacacacacacacacacacacacacaaaacaacctTTAAAGCCACAGCTCTGTTtcaaacatttctatttttggggtaaagaaagaggagaagaagaaaaggggctCGAGTCatcaaacaggaagagagagaaaaagaaaaaaaaaggcatttattTATTAGCAGTATATGTGATTGTGTGCATATACAAGactaacagagagagagggatgaaggaaggaaggaaggaaggaaggaaaggaggattcACTGTGtactcacattttcacatttcttttgccaaactttttttttaataaaaataataaaaaaacaacaaaccaaaaaaaaggaaaaagaggaaaaaaaaaaagcagtcatCCATCAGTGCTCCTTTAAATTGTAAACTGTCTGCTTTTTAATATTCtgggttattttattttattgaatggTTTATTTCTAAAACAGCAAAAAAgtctcaaaaaaaagaaaaaagaaaaaaaggaaatagaaaaaaaaataatgctaCAGATTTTGGTtcatgagactttttttttatcttaaaggggaaatgacaaaaaatactATAAACATGGGACAAATCTTAATATCATCTAACTtgcagctgctttttaaaacacacacacacacacacacacacactaatgtcCTTACACACTGCATCTCAAAAGGCTCCACAtttattactatcattatttACAATTAGGTCCGAAACACACCTCCGTGTTTAAAGAGCTGCTGATGACAGAAAGGAGAGCGAGCCCATCccatcatatatatatgtatgtatatgtgtgtatgtgtgtattttgggggtgcttttattttgaaagtcagtGTAACGAGGCATCAAACCCAATCCCATCAtatatgtattgtgtgtattgttgggtgcttttattttgaaagtcagtGTAACGAGACATCAAACCCAATCCcatcatatatatgtgtgtatgtgtattgttgggtgcttttattttgaaagtcagtGTAACAAGACATCAAAGGAATAGAGAGAAGAGATAGAAGTGTCTGAATGTGATGATGggatgttgtatttatttatttatttctatatttatttaataatttgcttcttaaataatcagattattatttttctttatggATTTAAATGTTGGTGGAAAATAACCGTCTGTACGATCAGATTTAGGtcaaaattatacaaaataattaagttaaaattaaaaaataagtcaTGCGTGCTCTGGTCTTGCATCTGGAAAATCTTCTAAatttagcttttattttgaaaacaccCAAAGCTCCATATGAGGGggggattattattattattaactacatatatatgtttgtatatatatatatataaatataaatatagatggAGAAGTTTGGATCATGAAAGGAGAGCGAGCCAATCCCatcatatatatgtgtatttatgtattttggggggcttttattttgaaaatcaatgTAACGAGacataaaaagtaataaagacAGAGATAGAAGTGTCTGAATGTGACGTGGATGTTGCATTTATaactcaaatttaaaaaaaaaaaaaaaagtcatgcaTGCTCTGGTCTTGCATCTGGAAAATCTTCTAAatttagcttttattttgaaagcacCCAAAGCTCCACatgaggggagggagaggggattattgttattttaactacatatatatatgtgtgtattatataaatataaatatagatggAGAAGTCTGGATCATGATTTGTCTCTGTGTGAAACTTGaattaacagattaaaaaaagaaaaaagctgcaGCGTCAGAAGAAATGTGGATGAttagagaagaataaaaaaaacctattaaatcattaaatatcaGATTTTGTTTAACGagcaattcttttttttttttttttttactagtttgacccaaaaaaagaaaaaaaaaaaaaaagagaagagagtcGTCCTGGTTATTTCAACTCATCCCAACTTTTTGctctttatataataataataataataataataataataataatactgcaaCTATACAGAGGTGGTTCAACTTTCAGGTTTCAGTACCaaagcgacacacacacacacgcacacacacacacacacacacacacgatatacaggaagcaaaaaaaaaaaaaaggaaaaaaaagaagtaaaataaaaattaaatggtTGTTTGAAGGGGAAACTTCAGTCTGAAGGCCTT
This DNA window, taken from Scomber japonicus isolate fScoJap1 unplaced genomic scaffold, fScoJap1.pri scaffold_675, whole genome shotgun sequence, encodes the following:
- the LOC128354831 gene encoding BRCA1-associated protein-like, which gives rise to MSVSLVVIRLELADQSPSPQGFHYSAVEGMSDEERQDKALGLAKLTLGGKTELERAAVLHQHIGSRAMGDMVIETFEPSPDKGGGDDPGGSSEQHSEAQAGSDSKDETEASQENGAATGNTPDSPSKQLPDQISFFSGNPSVEIIHGIMHLYKT